The proteins below are encoded in one region of Streptomyces cyanogenus:
- a CDS encoding tetratricopeptide repeat protein, with the protein MHEFEAERLVEEAYRAWDAQDWAVAAGLLERVLAHHPDAPKSPVWWYDAALAHKFLRNWAKAYELGREAAARAPRGEGDPAYWNLGIAATVQRDWATARQAWEGFGIRLPEGEGEIEGRFGAACVRLDTGGEREVVWIDRLCPTRGRVMNVPGSAGRRFGEIVVHDGEPKGRRVVDGREYPVFDELLLFESSDLPTLTVTVHAAEAGDVEALVDLFSGHDYGAEPASSFELLCACCSEGTHERERRVHAGGQQVLLAAPEREARRLLEEWAGRTGSGRSWTGLEPVG; encoded by the coding sequence GTGCACGAGTTCGAGGCCGAGCGGCTGGTCGAGGAGGCCTACAGGGCCTGGGACGCCCAGGACTGGGCGGTCGCGGCCGGGCTCCTGGAGCGCGTGCTCGCGCATCACCCGGACGCGCCGAAGAGCCCGGTGTGGTGGTACGACGCCGCGCTCGCCCACAAGTTCCTGCGCAACTGGGCGAAGGCGTACGAGCTGGGCCGCGAGGCCGCCGCCCGGGCCCCGCGCGGCGAAGGCGATCCGGCGTACTGGAACCTGGGCATAGCGGCCACCGTCCAGCGCGACTGGGCCACCGCGCGCCAGGCGTGGGAGGGCTTCGGCATCCGGCTGCCGGAGGGGGAGGGCGAGATCGAGGGACGTTTCGGTGCCGCCTGCGTCCGGCTGGACACGGGCGGGGAGCGGGAGGTCGTCTGGATCGACCGGCTCTGCCCCACCCGCGGCCGGGTCATGAACGTGCCGGGAAGCGCCGGCCGCAGGTTCGGCGAGATCGTCGTACACGACGGCGAGCCGAAGGGCCGCCGGGTCGTCGACGGCCGGGAGTACCCGGTCTTCGACGAACTCCTCCTCTTCGAGTCCTCCGACCTGCCGACTCTCACGGTGACGGTGCACGCGGCCGAGGCCGGCGACGTCGAGGCGCTGGTCGACCTGTTCTCCGGCCACGACTACGGCGCCGAACCCGCGAGCAGCTTCGAGCTGCTGTGCGCCTGCTGCAGCGAGGGCACGCACGAGCGGGAGCGGCGGGTCCACGCGGGCGGCCAGCAGGTGCTCCTGGCCGCCCCCGAGCGGGAGGCCCGCCGGCTGCTGGAGGAGTGGGCCGGACGGACCGGGAGCGGACGGAGCTGGACCGGGCTGGAGCCGGTCGGCTGA
- a CDS encoding class I SAM-dependent methyltransferase: MPAAPKPEILAAFEAAKGFMPLDEGLALYDAAVTAGRLGLPVLEVGTYCGRSTILVADAARAAGVTALTVDHHRGSEEQQPGWDYHDPETVDPEIGLMDTLPAFRRTLFRAGLEEHVVALVGRSPQIAAVWNSPLGFVFIDGGHTDEHATADYEGWAPHVAEGGLLAVHDVFPHPEDEFTGQAPYRVYLRALRSGAFTEVSATGSLRVLRRTGAGI, encoded by the coding sequence ATGCCCGCCGCTCCCAAGCCCGAGATCCTGGCCGCGTTCGAGGCGGCGAAGGGGTTCATGCCCCTCGACGAGGGGCTCGCCCTGTACGACGCCGCCGTCACCGCCGGCCGGCTCGGGCTGCCGGTGCTGGAGGTGGGGACCTACTGCGGGCGGTCCACGATCCTGGTGGCCGACGCGGCCCGCGCGGCCGGGGTCACGGCGCTGACCGTCGACCACCACCGGGGCAGCGAGGAGCAGCAGCCCGGCTGGGACTACCACGACCCGGAGACGGTCGACCCCGAGATCGGCCTCATGGACACGCTCCCGGCCTTCCGGCGCACGCTGTTCCGGGCGGGCCTGGAGGAGCACGTGGTCGCCCTCGTCGGCCGGTCCCCGCAGATCGCCGCGGTCTGGAACTCCCCGCTCGGGTTCGTGTTCATCGACGGCGGCCACACCGACGAGCACGCCACCGCCGACTACGAGGGCTGGGCGCCGCACGTCGCCGAGGGCGGGCTGCTGGCCGTCCACGACGTCTTCCCCCATCCGGAGGACGAGTTCACCGGCCAGGCGCCGTACCGGGTCTACCTGCGGGCCCTTCGTTCCGGGGCGTTCACGGAGGTGTCGGCGACCGGCTCCCTGCGTGTCCTGCGGCGAACGGGAGCGGGGATCTGA
- a CDS encoding DUF5336 domain-containing protein → MNIRSLTRGDGVVIGAAVVLFIASFLNFYTFSGYGTEVGKNAWENLGTGLGTYMGAVIGAVLIVANRCLPQPRKVAGLDLAAVGTAFAILTAWTLLWTLIDLDNLDAGAGLILGFIAALVLSAAAIATPLVPALQAPLLPAAKPAAPQPYGAQPPGGYGYPGAQPQQPYGAQPQPGQPYGQQPPAAPAAQAAPAPQPATADFSPFWFAVPVTRPLFAEDGSPTPIAELAPGTWYLAVEQRGAALVAQTQDGRRGVLQDTSGIQRG, encoded by the coding sequence GTGAATATCCGCTCCCTCACTAGAGGCGACGGCGTGGTGATCGGAGCAGCGGTGGTGCTGTTCATCGCGTCGTTCCTCAATTTCTACACCTTCTCCGGCTACGGCACCGAAGTCGGCAAGAACGCGTGGGAAAACCTGGGCACAGGCCTGGGCACCTACATGGGCGCGGTCATCGGTGCCGTTCTCATCGTCGCCAACCGCTGCCTGCCGCAGCCGCGCAAGGTGGCCGGGCTCGACCTCGCCGCCGTCGGCACCGCGTTCGCGATCCTGACCGCCTGGACGCTGCTGTGGACGCTGATCGACCTCGACAACCTGGACGCCGGTGCCGGCCTGATCCTCGGGTTCATCGCGGCTCTTGTCCTGTCGGCCGCGGCCATCGCCACCCCCCTGGTCCCTGCCCTCCAGGCCCCCCTGCTCCCGGCCGCCAAGCCGGCCGCGCCGCAGCCCTACGGCGCCCAGCCGCCCGGTGGTTACGGCTACCCGGGCGCCCAGCCGCAGCAGCCGTACGGCGCGCAGCCGCAGCCGGGGCAGCCGTACGGGCAGCAGCCGCCGGCCGCTCCGGCCGCGCAGGCCGCCCCGGCGCCGCAGCCGGCCACCGCGGACTTCTCGCCGTTCTGGTTCGCCGTACCGGTGACCCGCCCGCTGTTCGCGGAGGACGGCTCGCCGACGCCGATCGCCGAACTGGCCCCGGGCACCTGGTACCTGGCCGTCGAGCAGCGCGGTGCCGCGCTCGTCGCGCAGACCCAGGACGGCCGCCGTGGCGTGCTCCAGGACACCTCCGGCATCCAGCGCGGCTGA
- a CDS encoding ferredoxin → MGDRWHVEVDRSVCIGSAQCLHHAPAGFRLDPARQSHPTASDTDANERILAAAENCPVEAIAITLRDSGEAVFPPED, encoded by the coding sequence ATGGGCGACCGCTGGCACGTGGAGGTCGACCGGTCGGTGTGCATCGGCTCGGCCCAGTGCCTCCACCACGCCCCGGCGGGCTTCCGCCTCGACCCCGCCCGCCAGTCCCACCCGACCGCCTCGGACACGGACGCCAACGAACGGATCCTGGCAGCGGCCGAGAACTGCCCGGTGGAGGCGATCGCGATCACCCTGCGGGACAGCGGGGAGGCGGTGTTTCCGCCGGAGGACTGA
- a CDS encoding LLM class F420-dependent oxidoreductase, with amino-acid sequence MRLGLALGYWGRGPDARHVPLAREAERLGYDSVWTAESWGSDAFTPLTWIAAQTSTIRLGTAVAQMAARSPAATAMHALTLDHLSGGRVLLGLGLSGPQVVEGWYGRPFPASPLTATREYVDVVRQVLRREAPVAVDGRFHPLPYRGPDGTGLGRPLKPITHPLRRDLPLLLGAEGPRNVAQTARIADGWLPLYWAPSRPEVYGDVVRTLPAGFLVAPMARVQVCDDVAEGLLPVKAMLGFYIGGMGHAARNFHADLMARMGYEAEARRIQELFLAGRREEAVLAVPDAFADEISLVGPRERIAERLQLWRAGPVTDLLALSPDPHSLRVLAELNS; translated from the coding sequence ATGCGGCTCGGTCTCGCACTCGGGTACTGGGGGCGCGGTCCCGACGCCCGTCATGTGCCGCTCGCCCGGGAGGCGGAACGGCTCGGCTACGACTCGGTGTGGACGGCGGAGTCCTGGGGCTCCGACGCCTTCACCCCGCTCACCTGGATCGCCGCGCAGACCTCGACGATCAGGCTGGGTACGGCCGTTGCGCAGATGGCCGCCCGCTCACCGGCCGCCACCGCGATGCACGCGCTCACCCTGGACCACCTCTCCGGCGGACGCGTGCTCCTCGGGCTCGGCCTCTCCGGGCCGCAGGTGGTCGAGGGCTGGTACGGCCGCCCGTTCCCTGCATCGCCGCTGACCGCGACCCGGGAGTACGTCGACGTCGTACGGCAGGTGCTGCGCCGGGAGGCGCCGGTGGCCGTGGACGGGCGGTTCCACCCCCTCCCCTACCGGGGGCCGGACGGCACCGGCCTCGGCAGGCCGCTCAAGCCGATCACCCATCCCCTGCGCCGCGACCTCCCCCTCCTCCTCGGCGCCGAGGGACCGCGCAACGTCGCCCAGACGGCCCGCATCGCCGACGGCTGGCTGCCGCTGTACTGGGCGCCGAGCCGCCCCGAGGTGTACGGGGACGTGGTGCGCACCTTGCCCGCGGGGTTCCTGGTGGCGCCGATGGCCCGGGTGCAGGTGTGCGACGACGTGGCCGAAGGACTGCTGCCCGTGAAGGCCATGCTCGGCTTCTACATCGGCGGGATGGGACACGCGGCCCGCAACTTCCACGCCGACCTGATGGCCCGCATGGGGTACGAGGCCGAGGCCCGGCGGATCCAGGAGCTGTTCCTCGCCGGACGCCGTGAGGAGGCCGTGCTGGCCGTGCCGGACGCCTTCGCCGACGAGATCTCCCTGGTCGGCCCGCGCGAACGCATCGCCGAACGCCTGCAGTTGTGGCGCGCGGGCCCGGTGACGGACCTGCTGGCCCTGTCCCCGGACCCGCACAGCCTGCGGGTGCTGGCGGAGCTGAACTCCTAG
- a CDS encoding glycosyltransferase family 4 protein: MTAEAREAGPDQEPAADGERPLDIALLTYKGNPFCGGQGVYVRHLSRELARLGHRVEVIGSQPYPVLDEGFPGLTLTELPSLDLYRQPDPFRTPKRNEYRDWIDALEVGTMWTGGFPEPLTFSLRARRHLRARRGEFDVVHDNQTLGYGLLGDIGAPLVTTVHHPITVDRQLELDAAGTWQRRYSVRRWYAFTRMQKRVARRLPSVLTVSGSSRQEIVDHLGVRDDRVHVVHIGADTDLFAPNPAVPEVPGRIVTTSSADVPLKGLVFLVEALAKVRTEHPAAHLVVVGKRPQEGPVAQAIERYGLAGAVDFVKGISDAELVDLIRSAQVACVPSLYEGFSLPAAEAMATGTPLLATTGGAIPEVAGPDGETCLAVPPGDAGALAAGLVRLLGDAELRVRLGRAGRERVLRNFTWARAAEGTVAHYREAIARSAGPHRPAAGHSRPAAPTNGRSAAPASVAGVSSESRATC, translated from the coding sequence GTGACCGCTGAGGCCCGGGAAGCGGGTCCCGATCAGGAACCCGCTGCCGACGGCGAGCGACCGCTCGACATCGCGCTCCTCACCTATAAGGGGAACCCGTTCTGCGGGGGCCAGGGCGTCTACGTGCGGCACCTCTCGCGCGAGCTGGCCCGGCTCGGCCACCGCGTCGAGGTCATCGGCTCGCAGCCGTACCCCGTCCTCGACGAGGGCTTCCCCGGTCTCACCCTCACCGAGCTGCCCAGCCTGGACCTCTACCGCCAGCCCGATCCCTTCCGCACCCCGAAGCGGAACGAGTACCGGGACTGGATCGACGCCCTCGAGGTCGGGACCATGTGGACCGGCGGCTTCCCCGAGCCGCTGACCTTCTCGCTGCGCGCGCGCCGGCACCTGCGCGCCCGGCGCGGCGAGTTCGACGTCGTCCACGACAACCAGACCCTCGGCTACGGCCTGTTGGGCGACATCGGCGCCCCCCTGGTCACCACGGTCCACCACCCCATCACCGTGGACCGGCAGCTGGAGCTGGACGCCGCCGGCACCTGGCAGCGCCGCTACTCGGTGCGCCGCTGGTACGCCTTCACCCGCATGCAGAAGCGCGTCGCCCGCCGGCTGCCCTCGGTCCTCACCGTCTCCGGCAGCTCCCGCCAGGAGATCGTGGACCACCTCGGCGTCCGCGACGACCGCGTCCACGTCGTCCACATCGGCGCCGACACCGACCTGTTCGCGCCGAATCCGGCCGTCCCCGAGGTACCGGGCCGGATCGTCACCACCTCCAGCGCGGACGTCCCGCTGAAGGGCCTGGTGTTCCTCGTGGAGGCGCTCGCCAAGGTGCGCACCGAGCACCCGGCCGCGCACCTCGTCGTCGTCGGCAAACGCCCGCAGGAGGGCCCGGTCGCGCAGGCGATCGAGCGGTACGGCCTCGCGGGCGCCGTCGACTTCGTCAAGGGCATCTCCGACGCCGAACTGGTCGACCTGATCCGCTCCGCCCAGGTGGCCTGCGTGCCCTCCCTGTACGAGGGCTTCTCGCTGCCCGCCGCCGAGGCCATGGCCACCGGCACCCCGCTGCTCGCCACCACCGGCGGCGCGATCCCCGAGGTCGCCGGCCCGGACGGGGAGACCTGTCTGGCCGTACCGCCCGGCGACGCGGGCGCGCTGGCCGCCGGGCTCGTCCGGCTGCTCGGCGATGCGGAGCTGCGGGTGCGGCTGGGCCGGGCGGGCCGCGAACGGGTGCTGCGCAACTTCACCTGGGCCCGCGCCGCCGAGGGCACGGTCGCCCACTACCGCGAGGCCATCGCCCGCTCCGCGGGCCCCCACCGCCCCGCGGCCGGCCACAGCCGTCCCGCGGCCCCGACCAACGGCCGCTCCGCGGCCCCGGCAAGTGTTGCAGGCGTCTCCTCCGAAAGCAGGGCCACGTGCTGA
- a CDS encoding prenyltransferase/squalene oxidase repeat-containing protein — MTTPRTEHLVLPGVLTAEQAAATVRGILAVQREDGAIPWFRGHHLDPWDHTEAAMALDAAGEHEAAERAYDWLARHQNEDGSWYAAYADGAHDEVTDRARESNFVAYIAVGVWHHYLSTGDDTFLDRMWPTVYAAVEWVLRLQQAGGQIGWRREDDGTPTADALLTGSSSIHHALRCALAIAEEREEPQPDWELAAGALRHAIRCHPERFLDKDRYSMDWYYPVLGGALTGAEAKTRIEADWDRFVVPGLGVRCVVPNPWVTGGESAELALALWAMGESDRALEILQSIQHLRDPESGLYWTGYVFEDDAIWPRELTTWTAGSLLLAVAALGGHDATCAVFGGGHLPAGLDPDCCR; from the coding sequence GTGACCACCCCCCGGACGGAACACCTCGTCCTGCCCGGGGTCCTCACCGCCGAGCAGGCCGCCGCGACCGTCCGCGGCATCCTCGCCGTGCAGCGGGAGGACGGCGCGATCCCGTGGTTCCGCGGGCACCACCTCGACCCGTGGGACCACACCGAGGCCGCCATGGCCCTGGACGCGGCCGGCGAACACGAGGCCGCCGAGCGGGCCTACGACTGGCTCGCCCGGCACCAGAACGAGGACGGCTCCTGGTACGCCGCCTACGCCGACGGCGCCCACGACGAGGTCACCGACCGCGCCCGCGAGTCCAACTTCGTCGCCTACATAGCCGTCGGCGTCTGGCACCACTACCTGTCCACGGGCGACGACACGTTCCTGGACCGGATGTGGCCGACCGTGTACGCGGCCGTCGAGTGGGTGCTGCGCCTCCAGCAGGCGGGCGGGCAGATCGGCTGGCGCCGCGAGGACGACGGCACGCCCACCGCGGACGCCCTGCTGACCGGCAGCTCCTCGATCCACCACGCCCTGCGCTGCGCCCTCGCCATCGCCGAGGAGCGGGAGGAGCCGCAGCCCGACTGGGAGTTGGCCGCCGGGGCGCTGCGGCACGCCATCCGTTGCCACCCCGAGCGCTTCCTGGACAAGGACCGCTACTCGATGGACTGGTACTACCCGGTCCTCGGCGGCGCGCTCACCGGAGCGGAGGCCAAGACCCGCATCGAGGCCGACTGGGACCGGTTCGTCGTCCCCGGGCTCGGGGTGCGCTGCGTGGTGCCCAACCCGTGGGTGACCGGCGGCGAGTCCGCCGAACTCGCCCTGGCCCTGTGGGCGATGGGCGAGTCCGACCGGGCTCTGGAGATCCTCCAGTCCATCCAGCACCTGCGGGACCCGGAGAGCGGCCTGTACTGGACGGGCTACGTCTTCGAGGACGACGCGATCTGGCCCCGCGAGCTGACCACCTGGACGGCGGGCTCCCTGCTGCTGGCCGTGGCCGCACTGGGCGGCCACGACGCCACCTGCGCGGTGTTCGGCGGCGGCCACCTGCCGGCGGGGCTCGATCCCGACTGCTGCCGCTGA
- a CDS encoding N-acetylmuramoyl-L-alanine amidase, with amino-acid sequence MSYTGPDFDPPQQRRPRRGPLTVALAALVPGALLGWLVYEAVGGGPDGKDRTASPAPVPRSATVSPATPAASPGDDAKASASPSARPGGTGPLKGKVVVVDPGHNPGNFRHTAEINRQVDIGTNRKECDTTGTSTNDGYTEAEFTLDVAHRLRTLLERQGATVKLTRDGDSPAWGPCVDERARIGNTARADAAISIHADGSADGNRGFHVILPGSVHAGAADTRPIVGPSHDLGVRIAGNFLRETGEPPSNYLGDGTGFVTRTDLGGLNLSTVPKVFIECGNMRDSKDAALLTSGAWRQRAAQGISEGIVSFLRES; translated from the coding sequence GTGTCGTACACAGGACCGGACTTCGATCCCCCGCAGCAGCGCCGGCCCCGGCGCGGCCCGCTGACCGTGGCGCTCGCCGCGCTGGTGCCCGGCGCGCTGCTCGGCTGGTTGGTGTACGAGGCGGTGGGCGGCGGCCCGGACGGCAAGGACCGTACGGCCTCCCCCGCGCCCGTCCCGCGCAGCGCCACGGTGTCCCCCGCGACGCCGGCCGCCTCCCCGGGGGACGACGCCAAGGCGTCCGCCTCGCCCTCCGCCCGGCCCGGCGGCACCGGCCCGCTCAAGGGCAAGGTCGTCGTCGTCGACCCGGGACACAACCCCGGCAACTTCCGGCACACGGCCGAGATCAACCGCCAGGTGGACATCGGAACCAACCGCAAGGAGTGCGACACCACCGGGACGTCCACCAACGACGGCTACACCGAGGCGGAGTTCACGCTCGACGTGGCGCACCGGCTGCGGACGCTGCTGGAACGGCAAGGCGCCACGGTGAAGCTCACCCGCGACGGCGACAGCCCGGCGTGGGGCCCGTGCGTGGACGAGCGGGCCCGGATCGGCAACACCGCGCGCGCGGACGCGGCGATCTCGATCCACGCCGACGGCTCGGCCGATGGGAACCGCGGCTTCCACGTCATCCTGCCGGGCTCGGTGCACGCCGGTGCCGCCGACACCCGCCCCATCGTGGGCCCGTCCCACGACCTCGGGGTGCGCATCGCGGGCAACTTCCTCCGCGAGACGGGCGAGCCGCCCTCCAACTACCTCGGCGACGGTACCGGTTTCGTCACGCGGACGGACCTGGGTGGTCTCAATCTGTCAACGGTTCCCAAGGTGTTCATCGAGTGCGGCAACATGCGCGATAGCAAGGACGCGGCACTGCTGACCAGCGGCGCCTGGCGGCAGCGGGCGGCGCAGGGGATCTCTGAGGGAATCGTGAGTTTCCTGCGCGAGTCGTGA
- a CDS encoding aldehyde dehydrogenase: protein MTELVEHGQLFIGGELTDPLGRDVIEVISPHTEEVVGRVPHASRADVDRAVAVARRAFDEGPWSRAALEERIAVVTRIKDGIAARHEEIARVISSENGSPYSWSVLAQALGAMMVWDAAIRVARDFAHEERRDGVLGPILVRREPVGVVAAVVPWNVPQFVAAAKLAPALLAGCTVVLKPSPESPLDAYLLGEIARDAGLPEGVLSILPADREVSEYLVGHPGVDKVSFTGSVAAGKRVMEVAARHLTRVTLELGGKSAALVLPDADLEAAVSGIVPAAWMNNGQACVAQTRILVPRARYDEFADAFAQAARALVVGDPLDPATQVGPLVARRQQQRNLDYIRIGQEEGAKILTGGGRPDGLERGWYVEPTLFGDVDNSMRIAREEIFGPVICLLPYGDEAEAVKIANDSDYGLSGSVWTADTEHGVDIARQVRTGTYSVNTFSLDMLGPFGGYKNSGLGREFGPEGYGAYLEHKMIHLPAGA from the coding sequence ATGACCGAGCTCGTGGAACACGGACAGCTGTTCATCGGCGGGGAGTTGACCGACCCGCTGGGCCGGGACGTGATCGAGGTGATCTCCCCGCACACCGAGGAGGTCGTCGGCCGGGTGCCGCACGCGTCGCGGGCGGACGTCGACCGGGCCGTGGCCGTCGCGCGCCGTGCCTTCGACGAAGGGCCCTGGTCCCGGGCCGCGCTGGAGGAGCGGATCGCGGTCGTCACCCGCATCAAGGACGGCATCGCCGCCCGGCACGAGGAGATCGCCCGGGTGATCTCCTCGGAGAACGGCTCCCCCTACTCCTGGAGCGTCCTCGCCCAGGCGCTCGGCGCGATGATGGTGTGGGACGCGGCGATCCGGGTCGCCCGGGACTTCGCCCACGAGGAACGCAGGGACGGCGTGCTGGGTCCGATCCTGGTCCGGCGGGAACCGGTGGGCGTGGTCGCCGCCGTCGTGCCCTGGAACGTCCCGCAGTTCGTCGCCGCCGCCAAGCTGGCGCCCGCGCTGCTGGCCGGCTGCACGGTCGTCCTCAAGCCGTCCCCGGAGTCCCCGCTGGACGCCTACCTCCTCGGCGAGATCGCGCGCGACGCCGGCCTCCCCGAGGGCGTGCTGTCCATCCTCCCCGCCGACCGCGAGGTCAGCGAGTACCTGGTCGGCCACCCCGGCGTCGACAAGGTCTCCTTCACCGGCTCGGTCGCGGCCGGCAAGCGCGTGATGGAGGTCGCCGCCCGCCATCTCACCCGGGTGACGCTGGAGCTGGGCGGGAAGTCGGCGGCGCTGGTGCTGCCGGACGCGGACCTGGAGGCGGCCGTCTCCGGGATCGTCCCGGCGGCGTGGATGAACAACGGGCAGGCCTGCGTGGCGCAGACCCGCATCCTCGTCCCGCGCGCCCGCTACGACGAGTTCGCCGACGCCTTCGCACAGGCGGCGCGCGCCCTCGTCGTCGGGGATCCGCTCGACCCGGCCACCCAGGTCGGCCCGCTGGTCGCCCGGCGCCAGCAGCAGCGGAACCTGGACTACATCCGCATCGGCCAGGAGGAGGGTGCCAAGATCCTCACCGGCGGCGGCCGTCCGGACGGTCTGGAGCGCGGCTGGTACGTCGAACCCACCCTCTTCGGCGACGTCGACAACTCCATGCGCATCGCCCGCGAGGAGATCTTCGGCCCGGTCATCTGCCTGCTGCCGTACGGCGACGAGGCCGAGGCCGTGAAGATCGCCAACGACTCCGACTACGGCCTCTCGGGCAGCGTGTGGACGGCGGACACCGAGCACGGTGTCGACATCGCCCGGCAGGTCCGCACCGGCACCTACTCCGTCAACACCTTCAGCCTCGACATGCTCGGCCCGTTCGGCGGCTACAAGAACTCGGGCCTGGGGCGGGAGTTCGGCCCGGAGGGGTACGGCGCCTACCTGGAGCACAAGATGATCCACCTCCCGGCGGGGGCGTAG
- a CDS encoding class I SAM-dependent methyltransferase has product MLTVDFSRFPLAPGDRVLDLGCGAGRHAFECYRRGARVVALDQNGEEIREVAKWFAAMKEAGEAPEGATATAMEGDALALPFPDDSFDVVIISEVMEHIPDDKGVLAEMVRVLKPGGRIAVTVPRYGPEKVCWTLSDAYHEVEGGHIRIYKADELVGKIREAGLKPYGTHHAHALHSPYWWLKCAFGVDNDKALPVRAYHKLLVWDIMKKPLATRLAEQALNPLIGKSFVVYATKPHLPGLAETDGVAAK; this is encoded by the coding sequence GTGCTGACCGTCGACTTCTCCCGGTTCCCGCTCGCCCCCGGCGACCGTGTCCTGGACCTCGGCTGCGGGGCCGGCCGGCACGCCTTCGAGTGCTACCGGCGCGGCGCCCGGGTCGTGGCGCTGGACCAGAACGGCGAGGAGATCCGCGAGGTCGCCAAGTGGTTCGCGGCGATGAAGGAGGCCGGGGAGGCCCCGGAGGGCGCGACCGCCACCGCGATGGAGGGCGACGCGCTCGCCCTGCCCTTCCCCGACGACTCCTTCGACGTCGTCATCATCTCCGAGGTGATGGAGCACATCCCCGACGACAAGGGCGTGCTCGCGGAGATGGTCCGCGTGCTCAAGCCGGGCGGCCGCATCGCGGTCACCGTGCCGCGCTACGGCCCCGAGAAGGTCTGCTGGACGCTGTCCGACGCCTACCACGAGGTCGAGGGCGGCCACATCCGCATCTACAAGGCCGACGAACTGGTCGGGAAGATCCGCGAGGCGGGCCTGAAGCCGTACGGCACCCACCACGCGCACGCGCTGCACTCGCCGTACTGGTGGCTGAAGTGCGCGTTCGGCGTCGACAACGACAAGGCGCTGCCGGTGCGGGCGTACCACAAGCTGCTGGTCTGGGACATCATGAAGAAGCCGCTCGCCACCCGGCTCGCCGAGCAGGCGCTGAACCCGCTGATCGGCAAGAGCTTCGTGGTCTACGCGACCAAGCCGCACCTGCCCGGGCTCGCCGAGACCGACGGGGTGGCCGCCAAGTGA
- a CDS encoding TetR family transcriptional regulator, producing MPAEASTSRPASSPLTERQEARRRRILHASAQLASRGGFDAVQMREVAESSQVALGTLYRYFPSKVHLLVATMQDQLEHMHGTLRKKPPAGDTAAERVAETLMRAFRALQREPHLADAMVRALTFADRSVSPEVDQVSRQTTAIILDAMGLADPTPEQLSAVRVIEHTWHSALITWLSGRASIAQVKIDIETVCRLIDLTEPAPRT from the coding sequence ATGCCTGCGGAAGCCAGCACCTCGCGCCCGGCCTCGTCACCCCTCACCGAGCGGCAGGAGGCCCGCCGGCGCAGGATCCTGCACGCCAGCGCGCAGCTGGCCAGCCGGGGCGGGTTCGACGCGGTGCAGATGCGCGAGGTCGCCGAGTCCTCCCAGGTGGCCCTCGGCACGCTGTACCGCTACTTCCCGTCCAAGGTGCACCTGCTGGTGGCCACCATGCAGGACCAGCTGGAGCACATGCACGGCACCCTGCGCAAGAAGCCGCCCGCGGGTGACACGGCGGCCGAGCGGGTCGCCGAGACCCTGATGCGCGCGTTCCGGGCCCTGCAGCGCGAGCCGCACCTGGCCGACGCGATGGTCCGCGCGCTCACCTTCGCCGACCGCAGCGTCTCGCCCGAGGTCGACCAGGTCTCCCGCCAGACCACCGCGATCATCCTGGACGCGATGGGCCTGGCGGACCCGACCCCCGAGCAGCTGTCCGCCGTCCGGGTCATCGAGCACACCTGGCACTCGGCCCTCATCACCTGGCTGTCGGGCCGGGCCTCCATCGCCCAGGTGAAGATCGACATCGAGACGGTGTGCCGCCTGATCGACCTGACCGAGCCGGCCCCCCGCACCTGA